The sequence below is a genomic window from Pongo abelii isolate AG06213 chromosome 15, NHGRI_mPonAbe1-v2.0_pri, whole genome shotgun sequence.
TTGATAGTGGTAACAGTGCAAGCCCATGCTCACCTGCTCCAACCTCCTGTGTATTATTTTTTAGGTCATCTCTCTTTCATTGACCTAAGCCTGAGCTGTGTTACTGTGCCAAAGATGTTAGAGGATTTCCTACAGCAGGGCAAGAGCATCTCTTTTTCAGGATGCCTGGCCCAGATCTACTTCCTCCACTTTCTAGGAGCCAGTGAGATGTTTCTGCTGACAGTCATGGCCTATGACAGGTATGTTGCCATCTGTAACCCTTTGCATTACCTTACAGTCATGAACCCCCAGCTATGCCTTTGGTTGGTTCTTGCCTGCTGGTGTGGGGGTTTTATCCACTCTATCATGCAGGTCATACTAGTCATCCAGCTGCCTTTCTGTGGCCCCAATGAAGTGGACAACTTCTACTGTGATGTCCCACAGGTCATCAAGCTGGCCTGCATGGACACCTATGTGGTAGAGGTGCTGATGATAGCCAACAGTGGTCTGCTGTCTCTTGTCTGCTTCTCGGTCTTACTATTCTCTTATGCTATCATCCTGATCACCCTGAGAACACACTTCTTCCAGGGCCAGAACAAGGCCCTCTCTACCTGTGCTTCTCATCTGACAGTGGTCAGCCTGATCTTCGTGCCATGCGTATTCATCTATCTGAGGCCTTTCTGCAGCTTCTCTGTGGATAAGATATTCTCCTTGTTTTACACAGTGATTACACCTATGTTGAACCCCCTCATCTACACACTCAGAAATACTGATATGAAGACAGCTATGAAGAAGCTGAGGATAAAACCATGTGGCAATCCATTGCCTTGTTAAAGAATGAGCAGAAGAGGTGACTTGAAAAACATACTCTTTCTTGCAAGACTCTTAACTCATCTTGTACATGAGTAAAAACCATTTTGATGACTTTGGTATAAAAGAGAAGATAGCATAAAGATTATAATGGATCACTCTTGATTACAATTTAAAAGCATAGGTGGCACTCTAGAAAGCCACCTATGCCTTTTGACCATAATCAAGAGAACTCAAGAACTCAGTAGAATTTACTGGCCACAAATGATAACAAACATTAATTGAAAGATCAACTTTTCTATCTTTATGTCTCTAAGTACTcttaatttattcaattttttccactttttaatcTATTCAAATGAAAGAAGATATATCTCTTTGTGTTCCATTCCTCCAGCATTTAATGATTCCCAGTGTTAGGAAGTTCCTTCTGATGTCTCATCAGATCCTCTCCTGAAGTAGTGTGAATTTCTTTGTTCTGTTATAACAAAGCCTTAGAACAGTAACTACCTATGTAGTAGTATTTACCTCAGAACTGTGTTCCACAGTGTCCCAAGTTTTAGAAATGTAGTCAGGCATCACTCTAACGAACATATGCTCTTAACAAAGTTTATGTGTGAGAGAAAGGAAGTCCAGGAGTGCTGGGGTGATGGAAGCTGTTAGTATTCTGTTGTAGAGGCTCCCCAAGAAGAGGTATCCAGTTTCACACTGAGTTTTTCTTTGAGTGGAGTTACAGTGGGGGTGAATAGATAAGCTGGCTCTTCAATTGACCTTAATATTTAAGAGTTTTAAcctgtaaaggaatggaggaagaaatGAACTGTGGTTAAAAGCACTCATTTTTGAGATACTCAGTTATTACCTCTGAGTCTCAAACATGCTTTGAGGAATAAATTTACCTAACTTCATTTTTGAGAATGAACTCAGAGTTAAGTGACTTACCCATGACCACGTAGAAAAAATGCAATCAATCAAGAAAGctatttataatcccagcactttgggaggccagggtgggcagatcatctgaagtcaggagtttgagaccagcttgaccaacatggagaaaccccatctctactgaaaatagaaaattagccgggcgtggtggtgcatgtctgtaatcccagctactcaggaaggctgaggcaggagaatcacttgaacccaggaggcagaggttgcagtgagctgagatcacaccactgcactccagcctgggcaacaagagcaaaactcggtctcaaagaaaaaaaaaagagaaacctagtaattatataattaagttaatattttatttctccccaGAAAGAGTATTTATCCCAATTAtacagattgcttctttctttctttctttccttctttctttttctttctttctttctttctttctttctttctttctttctttctttctgtctgtctctctctctctttcttcctatctaatttctttttctctttctttctctctttctttcttagggTATTTATGTCAATTAtacagattgcttctttctttctctctctctgtcttctttctttttatcttcttctttctctctcttactttctctctttctttctctctctctttcttagagTATTTATCTCAATTATACAGattgcttctttctctctctctctcttctttctttctccttctttctctctttctttcttttctttttctctttctctttctttctctctctttctctctttctttctttcttctttctttcttactttctttctttcttttttttttttgagacagagtctcactcttgtctcccaggctggagtgaagtggcatgatcttggctcactgcaacctccgcctcccaggttcaagtgatcctcttgcctcagcctcccatgtagctgggattacaggtgctggccaccatgcctggctaatttttgtatttttagtaaagacagggtttttccatgttggccaggcgggtcttgaactcctgacctcaggtgatctgcctgcctcagcctctcaaaatgctgggattacaggcatgagccatgacacctggccagattatttaatttctatgatACATCTGTATAGGAGCTTCAGAGCTGGAAGATCCCTAAAAAGGTTAACTTAAGCATTTATATTTAAGATTATCGATCTATGACATAGGATCCTTGCAATATTTTATGGctatgaaaatgtctttattatatttactatataatgAGATAATGACAAACTTTTacaatgttttttatattttgtcacTTTATCTCCTAATGAATTGCCACAGAGAGGCTTTTATGATTACTTAGCTGAAAAATATACCTTTGAAAAAAATGTCTGAAACTCCATCTAATACTAGGATATACTGGAAAATTGCAATAACCCTGGTCATGTAAGAGCTTTCTTGATATAGGGAcaaaagatgtatttttatttttgtgttgggAGTTAATGACTTTATATTTAAGAAgccatatgtatgtatgtgtatatgtatatattgctaCAGAAGGACTCCTCACAGACTAGGAACTAGGCTGCCATTTGGGAGATTTCTAAATAGTATGGGTGAGGGTGAGAATGGCATACCTGGAACATCATGTTCTTCTCTTTAGCTTCACTCTACTCAACATTTTCAGAGTTTTTTTGCATACGATGAGTACCCTGAAGAGCAGTATGATATCCCgaagataatattttgaatatcctGAAGTGCAGGAAACTGCCCAAGAGTACTGTGTGAGTTACAGAAAGATTTGAGTGGTGCTAGGGGTTAGCAGGCATGTTTCAAGGACATAGCTCCAGGCTTTCTCTTAGTATAAGCTGGCTGCAACATCCCCTTTTTCTGATGTTCTCTTTCATAGCAAAATGTATAGTCTTGGCAAATCATTTTAAATGTCCAGTTGATAGCTGGAATTGGTAgcattattttaagaaaagcaaGAGCTTTTTGTATTCCCTTTTGCATTTTCAAGTCTCTGTTTCCAGGAaaaaagcctacttgatcgtggtgaattAACTTATTGATGTGccgctgaatttggtttgctagtattgtgttgaggatttttgcatctatgttcatcaggatattggcctgatgttttctttctttgttttgtctctgctggattttggtattaggctgatgctagcttcatagaatgagttagggaggagccctTCCTTTTCGAGttttttgggaatagtttcagtaggattggtaccatttcttctttatatgtctgctacaattcaactgtgaatccctctggtcctgggctttttttggttattagagttttttaaatttaattactgattcaatttcagagcttgataTTGACTTATTAAGGATTACAATCTCTTTCTAATTCAATTTTAGGAGATTGTGTtgttccaggaatttatcagtttcttccagattttctatttgtgtgcatagagttgttcatagtattctctgaggatcttttgtatttctgtgggatcagttttaatgtcatttttgtcctttttgacTGTACTCATTTGgatcttctttattattattattttttaatctaactAGCAGTCTAACaatcttattttttcaaaagattaactcttggtttcattgacgttttgtatagatttttgcacctcaatttcattcagttgttctctaatttttgttatttcttttcttctgctagctctgGAGTTGGTTTGTCCTTTgttttctaattccttgaggtGCAAAGTGCAGGAATATGAAGCTAGACCCTTGCTTTTCAGCATATAAGAAAATTAACAGGATAGAttgaagatttaaatataagaccacAAACTATGAAAATCCTAGACCAAAATCTAGGAGATACTTttcttgacattggccttgggaaaaaaattagctaagtcccccaaagaaattgcaacaaaaccaaaaattgacaagtgggacctaggTAAACGAAAGTGCCTctgtacagaaaaagaaactatcaagaggGGAAACAGACAACTtaccgaatgggagaaaatatttgcaaactatgcatctgacaaaggtctaatatcccaAATGTAAATAGAACTTAAATAATAcaacagacaaaaaacaaacagccctattaataatgggaaaaggacatgaatagatccttttcaataaaaagacatacaagtagccaacaaacatatgaaaaaatgcttatcatcactaatcatcagagaaattcataccaaaaccacaataagataccatctcatgccaatcagAGTGGCTACTATGAAAAAgtccaaaaacaacagatgctggagagccTGTAGAAAAAAGGGAGTGCTTGTACAgagttgttgggaatgtaaattagttcagcccctgtgggCAGAATTTTGGAGACTTCTCAAATCACTTAGAACAAagctactatttgatccagcaatcctctttctctctctctctctctcactgtatatatatatttaatatattttatatatatataaaatatataaataaaatatatagtatatattatatatataatatattatatatattattatattataaattatatattatattatattatatattaatagatatatatataaaatatattttttatatataatagattattcCAAATAGATTATGCCAAAAGGACCAAAAAGGCACATACACTTGTATGTTCTTCTCAGCACTATTCAGCAAAGACAGAACCATACTATCAGAATCATACTATCAGAATCATACTATCAGACActatgcaaccaaaaaaaaaaataatgaagtcatgtcttttgcagcaacatgaatgaagctTCAGGCAATAATCCTAAgaaaattaatgcaagaacagaaatccaaatactacatgttctcacttaccagtgagagctaaacattaagCACACATGGACATGTACATGGGaagaatagacactggggactacaagaGGTGTGAGGAAGGGTGGGGCGGATGGGTTGggaaactacctgttgggtactatacTTACTACCTTGGTGAAATAAACCCacgtagcaaacctgcacatgtaccctctgtatctaaaataaaagtcaaaattaaaaaaagaatgaaagggagCGAATAAAGCTGATGTTTATAGGCCCTCCCAAAATTTCTGGCTTATCACATGCTTTCaaagattttataaaatcatttttaaatttaataatttttaaaatttggaatggTTATAGATTTACAGAAATGTTGAATATCGCAGAGTATAATTATACCTCATGCTATTTTCCTTATTGTTATATtactatggtacatttgtcaaacAAATAAACTAATATTGATGCATTATTACTAACTACCTTGCAACTTTAATTCAGATTTCATTAGTTCTTCCTTAATGAAATGGCTTACTCAAgttgtctatttttttcatgGCAGTTATTTAATTTATTGCCATTATGTTCTTTATGTTCCCAAAAAGCTCTTTGTAATTATTCTGtaaataaatacttgaaaataCCTGGTGGGCTTCCATTACTTAGAGGAAATGGTGAAATCTATAACATAAATACAGTGCAGTTCTAGTCTTTATCTCTTTAAGTGAATATTTACTCCCCCCCACTCTGTTCACATCTGTGCatgatttcttatttatttatttgacatgtAAAACTTATATATATTTGtcatgtacaacatgatattttgaaataaatatgtcTACATAGTAAAATGGCTCAGTTGAGTTGATTAGCATATACATCCGAACCCTACCAGCCTCTCCCTCTTATTTCATTAAACCTATACTTTCTTGTTTGCATGTTCTATCCTCAGATTCTGGTACACATATGAGATTCTGTAGGGGTACAGGGTCTGCATGGTGATAAGAAAATCTAGGACAATAACCAAGATTTCTCATACTACAACCCCACTCTACACCTTAGGCCTTGTTCTAGTAGAAAAACTTGTTCCAAGATCAATTATCAATCCTAATTCCAATTTTTGCCCAGTCCTGTTCCACTGTTTGAACCTCTGAACCATGTGCAGCTTCCTCATATTTCTATGTCTCTGAACATGCTGCTACTTCTGCTGGAATTATTGACCAACTTTTCACCTTCAATACTGTAATTAAAAGTCTTGTTTTCAGCCAGCTTTCAGCATGATTTTACAAGGAGTTATTTAGTAGAGACTACACTTGCATTTTCTCTGCCTAATCATATTCTCCAACTGCTTACTCAATCACTTGTCCAGGATTTCCCTCAGGGTTTTGATGATGCATAAAGATTGCTGAGAGTTTCTTCCCTTTGGCAGCCAGGAATGTAGAAATCTTTGCATACCAAGGTTAGAAGCTATGGCGTGGTTGTAAACTCATAAAATACTATCTttctgagggagagagagagagagaaagaaaaga
It includes:
- the LOC134760106 gene encoding olfactory receptor 4Q3; this translates as MELIFLNVAFQALQGFGKGNYVVTGVSFGMSLDILGLIKKEQDSNVTEFVLLGLSSSWELQLFLFLLFLFFYIAIVLGNLLIVVTVQAHAHLLQPPVYYFLGHLSFIDLSLSCVTVPKMLEDFLQQGKSISFSGCLAQIYFLHFLGASEMFLLTVMAYDRYVAICNPLHYLTVMNPQLCLWLVLACWCGGFIHSIMQVILVIQLPFCGPNEVDNFYCDVPQVIKLACMDTYVVEVLMIANSGLLSLVCFSVLLFSYAIILITLRTHFFQGQNKALSTCASHLTVVSLIFVPCVFIYLRPFCSFSVDKIFSLFYTVITPMLNPLIYTLRNTDMKTAMKKLRIKPCGNPLPC